The Silene latifolia isolate original U9 population chromosome X, ASM4854445v1, whole genome shotgun sequence genome contains the following window.
acacggggcatttccccgctcacttcccaaagcaattcagtagcccctcggagggctcctgactggaggatgtcacctcagcaacattgatagtcctcttcagcttccatgagcttgaacttgaatcattcgGAAGAGAATAGTTCAGATCCACATATGCTCGAACTTTTCTCACCCttgctcctttctcaccggctttaacTCTGTCACTCCCaacttgactgacattaattgcacaatgccctttgacagctccttcattgttttcatctgtacctgcagcaaggaaaacagacgaacttttctcctttttgctctcaatctgagccggaggggtaacaatagcagcacaatactccaaattttcatttggagtgtcaataatagggtcaatagaagagagggcattgcaaggctgagcttgcatgggagccctccggaacttaggcGATGGAATATcgctcctcgtccccaacctgaaaagtcaatgtcttgcccccgacgtctattactgcacgggcagtagataaaaatggtctccctaaaataataggggtatgtgcatcttcggggatgtcaagtacaacgaagtcaacgggaataaagaacctcccaatcttaacaggtacgtcttctattacacctagtggccgtgatatactacggtcggctagctggacagtcatgttggtgcaattaaactttgtcaaaccaagtctcttagccagagacaacggtaagacactcacgctagcgcctagatcacataacgcgttatcaatcaaatgggtaccgatatgacacggaatcgaaaaactactcgggtctgactgtttgggaggtaacttattttgaactagggccgtccctacctcagtcaaggctaccatctcattatcactaatatgcctcttacgcgataaaatttctttcataaatttaaggtaagagggtacccgTGTGTCGCCAGATTCGGTGAATGGTACAAAGTGACTGCGCAAGCTTCTCAGGAtctcgacaaatttgccgaattgttgattagctttagtattctgcagacgcctcgggaagggaaccgtgatgggtatctcgagtcccttgtttctctcttccaacgtgtcagccgaatcaagttctgtatcctttggacgcttcttttctctcgaacgaggtctttcaggttaGTTCTCACTCAAttgagcactagcaggctctcgatcaagctgtccgtcgtccatactactcgatcgaccaaaattcccattcgatcgagtagtttcctcaacagcatcattcgatcgagtagaaaattcactcgatcgagcagttggcttttcctgttcactcgatcgagtagaaattccactcgatcaagtactttctttagcaaatctactcgatcgacctccagaaactagtcgatcgagtactttcttcgccgtcagctcatttcctttgacagaacactgttcatcagctattatttccttcctctggtctgatttcaacacttccggtccctcatatgaacgaccgcttctcaaattgattaaatttaccgtctcatgtggatttttgccagtttgtgacggtaaatgaccttGTTTCCTTGCAGATTAGTTCGCGGCTAAttggcaacttgagtttcaagtgccttgatggatgcatctttctgttgatcactcaactgccactgctttgtaaaagATTGCAGCATAGTCTTTAGCTCACCAATCTCACTCACCCCTCCAGAAGATGATGCTccgtgattgggaggagggaaggaaggaggcttctgaaagccttgttgattcttatgtggaggaacatacgaGCTGGGTGTGCGGAGGAAGGgctaggattgagcacattttgactagtccacctcaaattgggatggactgccccttggttgttgtaataggaaccccctccttgcctatattgttgaaaggcaaggacttgttccttctccgtaagacagccaacaacagtgtgaccatcattgctcccacacctctcacatgtgacggtctcccctctagtaagcatatggaccgtctgaggctccccagcaaaatgtaactccaacttgtcaaatctagcattcatggcttccagctgagccacaacctgcttatcgactgcatgaactattctaataccatccctcgggttcccatactcagcactgtgattcgccatctcatcaataagggcccatcccttatcatcgtcggtattttcctggaatctcccattaaatgacgcatcaagtatgactctgtggtcatcatacaacccattgtagaactggttagacagaaaccacgggtcaaaaccatggtgaggaatagacctcaccaatttcATGAATCGGGACCAtgcctcatataaagtctcatcgggagcctgcttgaaactggtaattttggccctcagctgattggtgcactgtggagggaaatatctcttgtaaaaggcaagaggaagagactcccaatctgtaactcctgcagctgtgcggtccaaatcagtcagccactccctggctgagtcagtcaaagaaaaaggaaacaaaatctccttaatcttgtcttgagttaccccctttgtggcggggatagtagaacagtagtctgtaaagacctccatgtgcttcctcgggtcttcacctgccacacctctatagagatttctttccaccagattgatataggaaggacggatgtcgaatgtattcccatcctcagtctggagattgaaaccctttggaattgaggcTGCTTTAGGCTCTGAGTGACTAGAAAGTTTCGGCATCTTTACTTGTTGATCGGtagaaataggaatgtcttctactaaagactggtcttctgcgaaaagagaatgatgtagctcttgctcgaaagtactcaagtcttcttttcgtgattttctctgcagatggagtctatgcctgaatagtctctctggctctgaatcagctgaaactaactcaaacccgtgtcgactgggcataaacaacactgaaagaaaataaataagaactgcctcagggaataaaaattccctgagacggataaaataaacgaaacaaagacagatagggcaattgcctccccggcaacggcgccaaaatttgatacgtctgtcgtatacctatcaaaaataaactaactatatagctagggaagtcaggtcgatctcctcagggaggcaagatatctgtagaagtccgtctatttggtcacaaatggggggggggggggggggggggttgtttaaattggttttctaaactagaaggtttaaaggaaagagaagtaaagacaagagcagtaaaggcaggaaaatagatttaaactatcaaatagagaaaggtcatgtccggatttcggttcactacggtagtccattgactcaactgtaaacaacttagacaaattaatgcgagacggatatggaaaggtccttccgatccactttctatcctaaacttccactaacttaacttccgtcctcgtcagggtaatctactgttcatagcaggcctatttagtccaatcttccgatccaggattaattttagccagattaaagggatgactcagaagcatgcactcaactaagtcggtaaaaatatagttaaattgctatggtgacagagtctcacaattaactcatctaaactatttactacatcgtcacatttctaccgtagatcccctaatcccaacatgaattagatttagctactcatatcgctaattaaactatcaaaactaacagcagataaataaccaacattcaacatattaaaactataattaaattgcataaaagtaaattagggcagaaattaaatgaagtaaaacaaaggattaaagcaaacaaaagatcgattattattaagagaggagaaagagattacaatcgtgcgaatccggcgtaaagaacgacaaaatccaagcgaaataatcccgaaaataaggttacagtgaagaggaaaAGTAACGCCGTCTTTGTTGTGAAGGATAGATAAAAGCTAAGTAAAGAATAGATACTAATGACCTAgctaatgcgtgcttaaataggaaaataactaagtttatcaacttaaaacaactcacgggctaattaaagcccacgccaacagaaaccactcgatcgagtagaataaatccactcgatcgagcaaaacaccagaaaatctactcgatcgagtagaatagttactcgattgagtaactctCTTTCAGCACTTCTGGATCTAGTaattaactactcgatcgatcaactgaggccataaaaactgctcgatcgagtaataaaaccactcgatcgagtcttcttccttcaaatcagcctaaactcgtcaccgactgcctcgtaaaccgtgccttcacgcattccaatgcagtatctcactctgaaaaatcccgtctcctctaaatgcatgcaaaaaggacgaaaagtggtacgattccactactttcgcgttcatttctacaaaaaggacaaaacgaaccaaagtagccaattcggggcataatactatataaacagtacaaaaatgcatagaaatacgtgctaaaataggctaaaaagactatacaatatgcacgtatcacaaTACCACAGTTTTTAAGGTGAGAAATGAATTCGTTACTCAtgtattcgccaccacgatccgatcgTAATGTTTTGATTTTCTTATCTagttggttttctacttcattttgaaattctttgaaattttaaaacgcttcacttttatacttcattaagtaTACGAAACCAAACCTACTTTGGTCATCGataaaagtgatgaagtagtcatagTTACCTCTTGCGGTGattgtcattggaccacatacatcggtatgtattaaaacCAACAACTCACTTGCTCGAGTTTCTTTTCCTATAAAAGGtctacgagtcattttgccaagaaggcaaatTTCGCATGTGCCATACGATTCGTAATCAAATGGTTTAATGACACTAGtggacactagtcttttaatgcggtTCTCGCTTATGTGTCGTAAATGACAATGTCAAAGATAAGAAAGATCGGAATTACCCATTTTGAGTCTTTTGTTCTCTACATAATAAACATTACTAGAAGTGtcgagaatataaataccattaacGGAAATAGCTTGGCCATAAACCAAGTCATTAAGTGAAAACATACAACTCTTGTCTTTTATCACAAAATGAAATCCTTCCGCATCTAGCACGGACAaggaaataatattcttagacaaAGTCGgaacaaaataacaattattaaggtACAATTCCAAACCCGAAGCTAGACAAATTACATATGTTCCTACGGAGACAACCGCTACTTTAGAGCCGTTGCCCATTCGAAGGTTCACATCACCTTTATTTAGCTTCCTTACACTTCTTAGGCCCTATAAATTATtacacaaatgagaaccacaacccgTATCCAATAACCAATTGGATTTGAAGTGTAATTAATATCTATCATGTAAAGTTCGGATGAGAAATTACTTGTGGGTGTCACACGACCCGCCTTGATATcatccaaatacttggggcaattacgTTTCCACTGCCCCACATTATCACAATAATCGCATTTGTCACCCAAAAGAGCACCTTTCTTAGGTTTGGAAGAGCTAGTCACAATAGCTTTCCCTTTACCCTTGATGGGTGCGGACATCTTACCACCACTCCTCTTGAATGTACTCTTTCCCCTTACCTTGATGTTGAGATCATCCTACCTTGTTCGCTTACTACCTCCCATGTCCTTCTCCGCTTGAACAAgtagagaatggagctcatgaagACTTTTCTTCATGTTAGCCATATTATAGTTCACCCTAAATTGGGTGAACCCCTTGACTTCAGAGAGGTATTGAAGCACTCGGTCAACGGTGAGCTcttcggggatcttgcatccaaGCTCATCAAGAGTTTCCACGTGCTCAATCATTTTAAGCACGTGTGAACTCATGGATTGTCcttctttgaggttagcctcaaagaaacggacCGCCGCATCATATTGTAGGATTCTAGGGGTTTGAGAGAACATGGTTGAAAGCCTAATGAATGCTTCATAAGCATTGGAGAAATTGATGCATTGCTTTTGCAAGGACggctccatagcaaaaatcaagacattcttgaaGATAAGGGATTCCCTTTGGTATTCTTCATAAGCATCTCTTGCCGCGGTGCTAGTTCGAGTGGTTGGTGTTGCAATGGGTGGTTCAACAAGATAACGTAACTTGCCATCGCCAACGGcggctaatcgaagttgttcttcccagTCTTTAAAGTTACTACCATTTGATTTTAAAGTATATTTGTCCATGAATGAGCGAAGCCATGAGTCTTTTGATATGGCGACGGGTTGACTACTTGTAGCCATTTTCAAGTACTAAAAAACGGAAGTGGAAGGAACAATTAACACTTATCGtaaattaaaaaacaatttttatataatagcatttatataatgatctcccactaaattatataaatgattccaagatccatctttattaaatatgggcacgg
Protein-coding sequences here:
- the LOC141620176 gene encoding uncharacterized protein LOC141620176; amino-acid sequence: MATSSQPVAISKDSWLRSFMDKYTLKSNGSNFKDWEEQLRLAAVGDGKLRYLVEPPIATPTTRTSTAARDAYEEYQRESLIFKNVLIFAMEPSLQKQCINFSNAYEAFIRLSTMFSQTPRILQYDAAVRFFEANLKEGQSMSSHVLKMIEHVETLDELGCKIPEELTVDRVLQYLSEVKGFTQFRVNYNMANMKKSLHELHSLLVQAEKDMGGSKRTR